From Eptesicus fuscus isolate TK198812 chromosome 13, DD_ASM_mEF_20220401, whole genome shotgun sequence, the proteins below share one genomic window:
- the IGF2 gene encoding insulin-like growth factor II, with the protein MALPVGKSMLVLLTFLALASCCYAAYRPSETLCGGELVDTLQFVCGDRGFYFSRPAGRASRRSSRGSGIVEECCFRSCDLALLETYCATPAKSERDVSTLPTVLPDNLPKYSVGKYFHSGAWMQSAQRLRRGLPALLRVRRGHMLARELEAFKEAKRQRPLNALATHDPAAHGGASPEVPSDRK; encoded by the exons ATGGCGCTTCCAGTGGGGAAGTCGATGCTGGTGCTGCTTACCTTCTTGGCCTTGGCCTCGTGCTGCTATGCTGCTTACCGCCCCAGCGAGACCCTGTGCGGCGGGGAGCTGGTGGACACCCTCCAGTTCGTCTGTGGGGACCGCGGCTTCTACTTCA GCAGACCAGCCGGCCGGGCGAGCCGTCGCAGCAGCCGGGGCAGTGGCATTGTGGAGGAGTGCTGCTTCCGCAGCTGCGACCTGGCCCTTTTGGAGACCTACTGTGCCACCCCCGCCAAGTCCGAGAGGGATGTGTCGACTCTCCCGACCGTGCTTCCG gaCAACCTCCCCAAATACTCCGTGGGCAAGTACTTCCACTCCGGAGCCTGGATGCAGTCCGCCCAACGCCTGCGCCGAGGCCTGCCCGCCCTCCTGCGGGTCCGTCGTGGTCACATGCTGGCCAGGGAGTTGGAAGCCTTCAAGGAGGCCAAGCGTCAACGGCCCTTGAATGCCCTGGCCACGCACGACCCCGCTGCCCACGGGGGAGCCTCTCCAGAGGTGCCCAGCGATCGGAAGTGA